The proteins below are encoded in one region of Anguilla anguilla isolate fAngAng1 chromosome 3, fAngAng1.pri, whole genome shotgun sequence:
- the pin4 gene encoding peptidyl-prolyl cis-trans isomerase NIMA-interacting 4, with the protein MPPKGKGGKAGKGGGASGSGDTDKKEKKEKGGTAVKVRHILCEKHGKCMEAMEKVKSGVRFSEVASQYSEDKARQGGDLGWMTRGSMVGPFQDAAFALPVSSMDKPVYTDPPVKTKFGYHIIMVEGKK; encoded by the exons atgccaCCAAAAGGAAAAGGTGGTAAGGCTGGCAAAG gcGGAGGTGCTTCAGGAAGTGGTGACACCGataagaaagagaagaaagagaaaggaggaacCGCTGTAAAG GTTCGACATATCCTTTGTgaaaaacatggaaaatgtATGGAGGCAATGGAGAAAGTCAAGTCAGGTGTCCGGTTCAGTGAGGTGGCATCACAGTACAGTGAAGATAAAGCCAGACAAGGA GGTGACCTCGGCTGGATGACAAGAGGGTCCATGGTTGGACCATTCCAGGACGCAGCCTTTGCCCTGCCGGTCAGCTCAATGGACAAACCTGTATACACAGACCCTCCTGTCAAAACAAAGTTTGGCTATCACATTATCATGGTGGAGGGCAAAAAATGA